Within the Saccharomonospora amisosensis genome, the region CGGCGCGTGGCCGGTCACGGTGTCGCACGACCTGGACGCCGAGCTGCCCGCCGTGGACGCGGTGATGATGCTGCGCGTGCAGGCCGAGCGAATGCACGGCGGCTTCTTCCCCTCGGCACGCGAGTACTCGATCGCCTACGGCCTCAGCGAGGCACGGCAGCGGCTGCTGTCCGAGCATGCCGTGGTGCTGCACCCGGGGCCGATGCTGCGCGGCATGGAGATCGCCTCGTCGGTGGCCGACGCGGCGAGCGCCGCGATCACCGAGCAGGTGCGCAACGGGGTCCACGTGCGGATGGCGGTGCTCTACCACCTGCTGGCCGGAGACAACACAGCGGGCGCCGCCGACGCGGCCACCGCCACGCGAACCCACGGAGGCGAGGCGTGAGCGAGATCCTGATCACCGGTGCGCGGCTGTACGGGACGGGTGATCCGGTCGACGTGCTGGTCGCCGACGGCCACATCGCCGAGATCGCGGCGGTGGGCGCCACCGCCGCGCCGAAATCGGCCCGGCTGCTGCGCGCGCAGGGGCGGGTGCTGCTGCCCGGTTTCGTCGACCTGCACACCCACCTGCGGGAGCCGGGCAGGGAGGACACCGAGACCATCGAGACCGGGTCGGCCGCGGCCGCGCTCGGTGGCTACACCGCCGTGTTCGCCATGGCCAACACCGACCCGGTGGCGGACAACGCGGTCGTGGTCGAGCACGTGTGGCGGCGCGGCCGCGAGGTCGGCCTCGTCGACGTGCATCCCGTCGGGGCCGTCACCGTCGGCCTCGCCGGGGAACGGCTCGCCGAGCTGGGCACGATGGCCAAGTCCGCGGCGGGGGTGCGGATGTTCTCCGACGACGGTCACTGCGTTTCCGATCCGCTGCTGATGCGCAGGGCGCTGGAGTACTCCACCGCGCTGGACGTGGTCGTGGCGCAGCATGCCGAGGAGCCGCGGCTCACCGTCGGCGCGCAGGCCCACGAGGGCGAGCGCGCGTCGCGGCTCGGCTACGCGGGCTGGCCCTCCTCCGCGGAGGAGACGATCGTCGCGCGGGACTGCCTGCTCGCAAGGCACGCGGGCGCGCGACTGCACGTGTGCCACGTCTCGACCTCCGGCACGGTCGATGTGCTGAGCTGGGCCAAGGAACTCGGCACCGACGTCTCCGCCGAGGTCACCCCGCACCACTTGCTGCTCACCGACGAGCGGCTGGCGACCTACGACCCGGTGAACAAGGTCAACCCACCGTTGCGGGCCGAGCGGGACGTGCTGGCCCTGCGGCGGGCACTGGCCGACGGTGTACTCGACTGCGTGGCCACCGACCACGCTCCGCACGCGCCGCAGGACAAGGACAGCGAGTGGGCGGCGGCACGGCCGGGGATGCTCGGGTTGCAGACCGCGCTGTCGATCGTGGTGGAAACCATGCTGCGGCCGGGCCTGCTCGACTGGCGCGGGGTGGCGAGGGTGATGAGCGAACGGCCTGCCGAGATCGCCGGGTTGCCCGACCAGGGCAGGCCGCTGGCGCAGGGTGAGCCCGCGAACCTGGTGCTGGTGGACCCCGACGCCGAGTGGACCGTGCGTGGCGGCGAGCTGGCCAGCATCGCGGCCAACACGCCGTACGAGGGCATGCGGCTGCCCGCCGTGGTGAGCGCCACGCTGCTGCGCGGCCGGTTGACCTCCCTTGAAGGGAAGATTGTGTGATGGAGAGGCTGCTGCTGACGCTGCTGTTCGTCGCCCTGTTCGCGCTGAGCCTGTACGGCATGTGGCGGGGTTGGCGCAGGCAGGCGCGCGAGCAGAGCGTGCGGGTGCCACCGTTGCCCTCGGTGCCGGACGAGCCGGGCGAGCCGCTGCTGGAGTCCAGCGGGCTCTACGTGGCGACGACGTTCGCCGGCCGCTGGCAACAGCGCATCGTGACCAGGGGAGCGGGTTTGCGCGGCCCCGCCGTGTTCCGGTTGTACCGCGACGGTGTCGAGGTGGACAGGGCGGGCGCGGCTGGGTTCTGGATCCCGAGGGAGTCGATTCTGGACGTGCACACCGCCAGGGGGATGGCGGGAAAGGTGATGGGCACCGAGAGCCTGCTGGTGTTCACCTGGCGGCTGCGGGACGGGGATCGGGACGTGGAACTCGACACCGGATTCCGGGGTGACGACCTCGCCGAGTACCCGAGTTGGAGCGAACAGGTCGAGGGAGGTGCGCGGGCATGAGCGGCACGAACGGCACGAACACGTCGGGTGAACCGGCCGTGCTGGTGTTGGAGGACGGCCGGGTCTTTCGGGGAGCGGCCTACGGCGCGCGCGGGCGCACCCTCGGCGAGGTGGTGTTCTGCACCGGCATGACCGGGTACCAGGAGACGCTGACCGACCCCTCCTACCACCGGCAGATCGTGGTGCAGACGGCGCCGCAGATCGGTAACACCGGCTGGAACGACGAGGACGACGAGTCGGCGCGGATCTGGGTGGCCGGTTACGTGGTGCGCGATCCGGCGCGGGTGCCGTCGAACTGGCGGTCCACCCGGTCACTGGACGACGCGCTGGCCGACGCGGGCGTCGTGGCTATCAGTGAGGTTGACACCAGGACGTTGACCAGGCACATCCGCGAGCACGGCGCGATGCGCGCCGGGATCTTCTCCGGCGACGCGCTCGGCACCGACGACGACCTGCTCGCGCAGGTGCTGGCCAGCCCGCCGATGAAGGGTGCCGACCTCGCCGGCGAGGTCACCACGGCACGGCCCTACGTGGTGCCCGCACAGGGGCAGCGGCGGTTCCGCGTCGCGGCGCTGGACCTCGGCATCAAGTCCAACACCCCGAGGGAGATGGCACGGCGTGGCATCGAGTTGCACGTCCTGCCACTGAGCAGCACGGTCGAGGATGTGCTGCGCATCGAACCCGACGGCTTCTTCCTCTCCAACGGGCCGGGTGACCCGCAGACCCAGGAGCACGCGATCGAGCTGACAAAGGAGATGCTGAAGCGGCGTATTCCGCTGTTCGGGATCTGCTTCGGCAACCAGATACTGGGCCGCGCGCTGGGGCTGGGAACGTACAAGATGCGGTTCGGGCACCGGGGCATCAACGTCCCGGTGCTGGACGCCGAGACCGGGCGGGTGGCGATCACAGCGCAGAACCACGGCTTCGCGCTGGAGGGCGAGCCGGGGCAGCGGTTCGACTCCCCGTTCGGCATCGCGAAGGTCAGCCACTACTGCGCCAACGACGGCACCGTCGAGGGATTGCGCTGCGAGGACGTGCCCGCCTTCTCGGTGCAGTACCACCCGGAGGCCGCCGCGGGACCGCACGACGCGGCTTCGCTGTTCGACGAGTTCGTGACTCTGATGGAGAAGTACACCGATGCCCAAACGCGCTGACATCGAGCACGTCCTCGTGATCGGTTCCGGCCCGATCGTCATCGGTCAGGCGGCCGAGTTCGACTACTCCGGTACCCAGGCCTGCCGGGTGCTGCGCGCGGAGGGGCTGCGGGTCAGCCTCGTCAACTCCAACCCGGCGACGATCATGACGGACCCGGAGTTCGCCGACTCCACCTACATCGAGCCGGTGACTCCGGAGTTCGTCGAGAAGGTCATCGCCACCGAGAAGGAGCTGGGAAGGCCGGTCGACTCGCTGCTTGCCACCCTTGGCGGGCAGACGGCGCTGAACTGCGCGGTGGCGCTGCACGAGCGCGGCGTGCTGGAGAAGTACGGTGTCGAGTTGATCGGCGCCGACGTCGACGCCATCCAGCGGGGTGAGGACCGGCAGAAGTTCAAGGACATCGTGCGCGCCGTCGGCGGCGACGTACCGCGCAGCACCGTGTGCCACTCGATGGAGGAGGTGCGCAAGACCGTCGCCGAGGTGGGCCTGCCCGTGGTGATCCGGCCGTCGTTCACGATGGGCGGGCTGGGTTCCGGCATGGCGCACACCGAGGACGAGCTGGAGCGGATGGCCTCGTTCGGGCTGGAGGAGAGCCCGGTTACCGAGGTGCTCATCGAGGAGAGCGTGCTCGGCTGGAAGGAGTACGAACTCGAGCTGATGCGCGACCGGCACGACAACGTGGTGGTCGTGTGCTCCATCGAGAACGTCGACCCGATGGGCGTGCACACCGGCGACTCGGTGACCGTGGCACCCGCCATGACGTTGACCGACCGCGAGTACCAGCACATGCGCGACGTGGGTATCGCGGTGCTGCGCGAGGTGGGTGTGGACACCGGCGGCTGCAACATCCAGTTCGCCATCAACCCTCGCGACGGGCGCATGGTCGTCATCGAGATGAACCCGAGGGTCTCGCGGTCCTCGGCGCTGGCGTCGAAGGCTACCGGTTTCCCGATCGCCAAGATCGCCGCCCGGCTGGCGATCGGGTACACGCTGGACGAGATCAGCAACGACATCACCGGCGAGACGCCCGCGTCGTTCGAGCCGACGCTGGACTACGTGGTCGTGAAGATGCCGAGGTTCGCGTTCGAGAAGTTCCCCGGCGCCGACCCCGAGCTGACCACCACCATGAAGAGCGTCGGCGAGGCGATGTCGCTGGGCCGAAGCTTCCCGGAGGCACTCGGCAAGGCGATGCGCTCGCTGGAGACCAAGGCTGTCGGGTTCTGGACGCGGCCCGACCCCGAGGGCGCGACGCTCGAGTCCACACTGGAGGAGCTGAGGGTGCCGCACGACGGCCGGATCTACGCCGTCGAGCGGGCACTGCGGCTGGGCGCGAGCGTGGCGCAGGTGCATGAGGCCAGCGGCATCGACCCGTGGTTCATCGACCAGATCGCGCTGATCGGGGAGCTGGGAAGGCAGTTGCGGGACGCGCCCGTGCTGGACGAGCCGCTGCTGCGGCGCGCGAAGCGTACCGGCCTTTCCGACTCCCAGATCGCCGCGCTGCGCCCCGAACTCGCTGGCGAGGACGGCGTGCGGGCGCTGCGCCACCGGCTGGGTGTGCGGCCGGTGTTCAAGACCGTGGACACCTGCGCCGCTGAGTTCGCCGCGAAGACCCCGTACCACTACTCGGCCTACGAGTCCGACCCCGGGGCGGAGTCGGAGGTGGCGCCGCAGCCGGAGAAGCCGAAGGTGCTCATCCTCGGTTCCGGCCCCAACCGGATCGGGCAGGGCATCGAGTTCGACTACTCGTGCGTGCACGCCGCGCTGGCGCTTCGCGAGGCGAGTTTCGAGGCCGTGATGGTCAACTGCAACCCCGAGACGGTGTCCACCGACTACGACACCTCCGACCGGCTCTACTTCGAGCCGCTGACGTTCGAGGACGTGCTGGAGGTGGTGCACGCGGAGCAGGCGTCAGGCGAGGTCGCCGGTGTGATCGTGCAACTCGGCGGGCAGACCCCGCTTGGCCTGGCGCAGCGGCTGGCCGACGCAGGGGTGCCGGTGGTGGGCACGCCTCCGGAGGCGATCCATCTCGCCGAGGAACGGGGCGCGTTCGGCGACGTGCTTGCCGCCGCGGGGCTGCCCGCGCCCAAGTACGGCATGGCGACGTCGTTCGAGGGCGCCAAGCGGGTCGCCGACGAGATCGGCTACCCGGTGCTGGTGCGGCCCTCCTACGTGCTGGGCGGCAGGGGCATGGAGATCGTCTACGACGAGGTGGCGCTGGAGGGCTACATCCAGCGTGCGACCGAGGTGACACCGCAGCACCCGGTGCTGGTGGACAACTTCCTCGACGACGCCATCGAGATCGATGTGGACGCGCTGTTCGACGGCGAGGAACTGTACCTGGGCGGCGTCATGGAGCACATCGAGGAGGCGGGGATTCACTCCGGCGACTCGGCGTGCGCGCTGCCGCCGATCACGCTCGGCCGCACTGATCTGGACACCGTGCGCCGCTCGACGGAGGCGATCGCTCGCGGGGTCGGCGTGCGGGGATTGCTGAACGTGCAGTACGCGCTCAAGGACGACGTGCTGTACGTGCTGGAGGCCAATCCGAGGGCGTCGCGCACGGTGCCGTTCGTGTCGAAGGCGACGGCCGTGCCACTGGCCAAGGCCGCCGCACTGATCATGACCGGCTCCTCGATCGCGTCGTTGCGCGGCCGGGGCGTGCTGCCCGCGAGCGGCGACGGTGGGCACCTGCCCGCGGACGCGCCGGTGGCGGTGAAGGAGGCTGTGCTGCCGTTCCACCGCTTCCGCACCCCCGAGGGGCACGGCGTGGACTCGCTGCTGGGTCCGGAGATGAAATCCACCGGCGAGGTGATGGGCGTGGACACCTCCTTCGGGGAGGCGTTCGCCAAGTCGCAGGCTGGCGCTTACGGTTCGCTGCCGACCAGCGGCAGGGTATTCGTCTCGGTGGCCAACCGGGACAAGCGCTCCCTGGTCTTCCCCGTCAAGCGGCTGGCCGACCTCGGCTTCGAGGTGCTCGCCACCTCGGGTACCGCGGAGGTGTTGCGCCGCAACGGTATCCGCTGCTCGGTGGTGCGCAAGCACTACGAGGGCAGCACCGAGCAGGAGCCGAACATCGTCGAGGTGATCCGTGACGGCGGGGTGGACATGGTGATCAACACCCCGTACGGCAACAGCGGTCCGCGTGTCGACGGCTACGAGATCCGCACGGCCGCGGTGTCTCGCGGCATCCCGTGTGTCACCACCGTGCAGGGCGCCGCCGCGGCGGTACACGGCATCGAAGCGTTGATCAGGGGAGACATCGGGGTCCGGTCGATACAGCAACTTCAGCGAGGGCTGCGGGCCACGTAGCGGCCCGTACGGCCACGGCAGGAAGGGGCAGGGATGCGGGAGGCGTTCGGCAAGCGGCTCGCCGATGCGATAGCGGCCCGTGGCCCGCTGTGCGCGGGGGTCGATCCGCATCCCTCGCTGCTGCGGGACTGGGGGCTGGCTACGGACGCGTCCGGGCTGGAACGGTTCGCGCTGAGCGCCACGGAGGCGATCGCGGAGCACGTGGCGGTGCTGAAGCCGCAGTCGGCCTTCTTCGAGGCACACGGGGCGCCAGGAATCGCCGTGCTGCAACGGGTCATCGGCCTCGCGGGCGAGGCTGGCGCGCTGGTGCTGCTGGACGTCAAACGCGGCGACATCGGCTCCACCATGGCCGCGTACGCGTCGGCCTACCTCGGGGACGGCTCCGCGCTCGCGGCCGACGCGATCACGGTGTCGCCCTATCTCGGCTTCGATTCGCTCGAACCCGCCCTGCGGCAGGCTGAGGCCACCGGCAGGGGCGTGTTCGTGCTCGCGCGGACCTCCAACCCGGAGGGCGCGCGGGTGCAGCGTGCCGACGCTGGTCGGGGCCGCACGGTGGCACAGTCGGTGATCGATGCCGCGGCACTGCGCAACGCCGGCGCGGCGCCGATGGGCCATGTCGGTGTCGTGGTCGGGGCGACGAACGAGCCCGGGCAGGTCGATCTGACTAGGCTGAACGGGCCAATTCTGGCTCCGGGTTTCGGCGCACAGGGCGCCACGGTGCGGGATCTGCCCCTGGTTTTCGGCGACGCCCTGCCCAGGGTGCTGCCCGCCACGTCGAGGGCACTGCTGCGGCACGGACCCGATCCGGCCGCGCTGCGTGCCGCGGTACTCAGCGTGACCGGCGAGCTGTCGCAGCTCGTCGGCTAACGCTTCCGGCCGGGATGGATGCCCTGGTCGACAGGGTTGTTGATCTTGGTCTAGGGTATCCGACGTGGCGTAACCGGGGGTGTTGGCGCCGCACAGGGCGACGATTCCCGCCGCGCGGGCTGACAACGGGCAACCGAATGTGAGTAGGGTCGTTCCTGGCCGTGCCTCGGCGTCCAGTCGGGGCGCGACAACACCGCGAAAAGGGCCGTCGACCGGCGTCCCGATGTCGCGATCAGCGCCCACCCCCGCATTGTGGGTCCAGGTCGAGGGTGGGTACGGTCGCCACACCCACCCAGAATTTTGAGTAACACCGGAGGAAAACGTGGCACTTCCCCAGCTCACCGAGGAACAGCGTGCTGCGGCGCTGGAGAAGGCCGCCGCCGCCCGTCGCGCCCGCGCGGAGCTCAAGGAACGGCTCAAGCGCGGCGGTACGACCCTCGCCGACGTGCTGAAGCAGGCCGACGAGGACGAGGTCCTCGGCAAGATGAAGGTCTCCGCGTTGCTGGAGGCCCTGCCGGGCGTGGGCAAGGTGCGTGCGCAGCAGACCATGGAGCGGCTCGAGATCGCTTCCAGTCGCAGGCTGCGCGGCCTCGGCGACAGGCAGCGCAAGGCGCTGCTCGCCGAGTTCAGCGGCGAGTGAGCGAGCAGCGAAACCGCGGTTCGATCGTGGCCGGCCCCTACGGCGGCCGAGACGGCGTCGGTGAGCCGATGCCGGGCGAAACGGCCCGGCATCGGCTCACCGTCGTGTCGGGACCCTCCGGTGTTGGTAAGTCCAGCGTCGTGGCGGAGCTGCGCAGGCTGTGTCCGAAGATCTACTTCAGCGTCTCGGTGACGACGCGCCCTCCCAGGCCGAGCGAGGTCGAGGGGGAGCACTACCACTTCGTCGACCCTTCGACGTTCGAGGCCATGGCGGCGCGCGGGGAGTTCCTCGAGCATGCCGAGTTCGCGGGAAACCGTTACGGCACCCCGAGGGCACCCGTCGAGGCGGCGCTTGCCTCCGGCAGGCCCGCCGTGCTGGAGATCGAGCTGCAGGGCGCGCGCCAGGTCCGACTGGCGATGCCCAGGGCCCGGCTGGTGATGCTGCTGCCGCCTTCGTGGGCGGAGCTCGTGGACAGGCTCACCAATCGGGGAACCGAGCGGGACGAGGCCGTGCGAGCCCGGCTGGCCGAGGCGGAGCGGGAACTGGCGGCCGCGGGAGAGTTCGACGAGCACGTTGTCAACGCCGACGTGCGGGTGGCCGCACGGGAGTTGCTAAGCTTGATTACCGGCGAAACCACCGTTTGCGATGATTCGGAGCACAGTCAGTGACAGCGATTACGCTGGGTCCTCATGGTGAGCAGCTCGAGGGCATCACCAACCCGCCCATCGACGACCTGCTCGAGAAGGTCAGCTCCAAGTACGCGCTCGTGATCTACGCCGCGAAGCGCGCCCGCCAGATCAACGACTACTACGCCCAGCTCGGCGAGGGCCTGCTCGAGTACGTCGGCCCGCTCGTGGAGCCGGGCCCACGTGAGAAGCCGCTTTCGATCGCGCTGCGCGAGATTCACGCCGGGCTGCTTGAGCACACCGAAGGCGAGTAGCACCAGGTGGCCTCGCGACCCCGGGTCGTCCTCGGCGTCGGAGGCGGCATCGCCGCCTACAAGGCCTGCGAGGTGTTGCGGGGCCTGACCGAGTCCGGCCACGACGTCCGGGTGGTACCCACCGAGTCGGCGCTGAAGTTCGTCGGGTCGGCCACGTTCGAGGCGCTGTCAGGGCATCCCGTGCACACCGGTGTGTTCACCGAGGTGCCGCAGGTGCAGCACGTCCGCGTCGGCAAGGAGGCCGACCTGGTGCTCGTCGTGCCCGCCACCGCCGACCTGCTCGCCAGGGCCGCGCACGGCATGGCCGACGACCTGCTCACCACCACGCTGCTGACCGCTCGCTGCCCGGTGGTGTTCTTCCCCGCGATGCACACCGAGATGTGGGAACACCCCGCTACCAGGGACAACGTCGCGTTGCTCCGTGGTCGTGGTGCCGTGGTGGCCGAGCCCGATTCCGGCCGGTTGACCGGCGCCGACACCGGCAAGGGCAGGCTGGCCGACCCAGCCGAGATCGTCGACCTCGTTCGGCTGCTGCTGGCGCGGCCCGACGCCTTGCCACGCGACCTGGAGGGGCGCCGTGTCGTCGTGTCGGCCGGTGGCACCAGGGAGCCGCTCGACCCGGTGCGTTACCTCGGTAACCGCTCCTCCGGAAAGCAGGGCTACGCGCTGGCCAGGGTCGCCGCGCAGCGCGGCGCCACCGTCACCCTCGTCTCGGCCAACACCTCGGCGCTGCCCGACCCGGCGGGAGTGGAGGTGGTGCCCGTCTCGACCGCGGAGCAGCTCGCGGCCGCGGTCCACGACGCCGCACCGGAGGCTGACGCCGTGGTGATGGCAGCCGCCGTCGCCGATTTCCGGCCCGCGACGCTGGCCGAGCACAAGATCAAGAAGACCGACGACATGCCTGCGCCGACGGTGCCGCTCACCCGTAACCCGGACATCCTCGCTGGTCTCGTGGCGAGCAGGCCCGAGGGCCAGATCGTGGTCGGCTTCGCCGCGGAGACCGGGGACGACCGGGGCAGCGTGCTCGACCATGCCCGCAGCAAGCTCAAGCGCAAGGGCTGCGACCTGCTGGTGGTTAACGCCGTCGGCGAGGGCAAGGCGTTCGGCACCGAGGACAACACCGGCTGGCTGCTGTCCCCGCAGGGTTTGCGGTGGCGCATCCCACTGGGCTCGAAGTCACAACTGGCGGCCACGGTGTGGGACGCGGTGAGCGAGCTGATGCGGCGACCGGGGGAGCGCCAGTAGGCTCGCGGCAGGGTCGGTGTCGGCCGGCTCGCAGGCGTCAGTGAGGAAGTGACGACAGTCGTGACCGTGTCGAACCGCAGGCTGTTCACCTCGGAGTCGGTGACAGAGGGTCACCCGGACAAGATGTGCGACGCGATCAGCGACTCCATCTTGGACGCGATGCTGGCCGCCGACCCGCGCAGCCGCGTCGCCGTGGAGACTTTGATCACCACCGGGCAGGTGCACGTCGCCGGTGAGGTGACCACGGAGGCCTATGTCGAGATCCCGGCGATCGTGCGCGAGCGCATCCTCGAGATCGGCTACGACTCCTCGGCGAAGGGCTTCGACGGCGCGTCGTGCGGCGTGAACGTGGCGATCGGGTCGCAGTCGCCCGACATCGCGCAGGGTGTGGACACCGCCTACGAGACGCGAGTCGGGGAACGCGGTGACTCAGGAGACGCCGACGACCTGGACAAGCAGGGCGCCGGTGACCAGGGGTTGATGTTCGGTTACGCGTGTTCGGACACGCCGGAGTTGATGCCGTTGCCGATCGCGTTGGCGCACCGGTTGTCGCGGCGGTTGACCGAGGTGCGCAAGAACGGGACGGTGCCGTACCTGCGTCCGGACGGTAAGACGCAGGTGACGATCGAGTACGCGGGTGAGCAGCCGGTGCGGTTGGACACGGTGGTGATCTCCAGCCAGCACGCCGAGGGCATCGACCTCGACGCGATGCTCGGGGTCGATGTCGCCGATCAGGTGGTGGCGCCGGTGCTGGCCGAGTTCGGCATGTCCGGCGACGGGCTGCGGCTGCTGGTCAACCCGACGGGCCGGTTCGTGGTGGGCGGGCCGATGGGTGACGCTGGGCTGACCGGTCGCAAGATCATTGTGGACACCTATGGGGGGATGGCGCGGCACGGTGGTGGCGCGTTCTCCGGTAAGGACCCCTCGAAGGTGGACCGTTCGGCGGCGTACGCGATGCGGTGGGTGGCCAAGAACATCGTCGCCGCGGGACTGGCGGGCCGTATCGAGGTGCAGGTGGCCTACGCGATCGGCAAGGCGGCTCCGGTGGGTCTGTTCGTGGAGGCCTTCGGCACCGAGACGGTTGACCCGGTGAAGATCCAGGCGGCCATCGGCGAGGTGTTCGACCTGCGGCCCGCCGCGATCATCAGGGACCTGGACCTGTTGCGGCCGATCTACGCGCAGACTGCCGCCTACGGGCACTTCGGGCGCGGCGACCTTGACCTGCCCTGGGAGCGCGCCAACCGAACCGAGGAGCTGCGCAGGGCGGTCGGCGCCTGACGGTCCGTTTCCGGGGCAGGCCGCCGGTTGCGCCGCCAACCCGCCCGGGCGGGTGGCACCCGGTTGCCTTAAGCTCTCGGACCCATGGTGCAGGCTAAGGAGCTCACGGCCCCCGAGAGCGGTCTGGCGCAACCGAAACCATCAGGTGTGCGGCACATCAGCTGGGATGCGGTCCGGGTCGTCAGCATCCTCGCCGTACTCGCCTTCCATGCGACGTTCCTGGCCCCGCTGACCCTGCCCGGGCTGGAGCTGCCTCCCGCGCCGTTGCGGATGGACTTCCCGTTCGGCGCCTCGGTGCTCATCACCGTTTCCGGCTACTTCGCGGCCATGACCATCGGTAAGCAGACCTCGCTGCGCTGGTGGTTGCGCAGGCTCGCCAGGCTGCTGCCCGCGTTCTGGGTCGCCGTGCTCGTCATCTTCGCCATCACCCAGTTGTTCGCCCCCGAGGGCCTGCCGAGGCACACCTACAGCGACCTGCTCGGCAACCTCGCGCTGGTGCACGTGCTCATCCCCGAGGTTTCCTACATCGATCTCGCGCACTGGACGGTGCCGGTACAGGTCGCCGGGTTCACGGCGATCGCGCTGCTGGCGTGGGGCGGCCGGATCAGGGGCAGGGCGGCGACCACCGTGATGTGGGTGGTGCTGCTGGTTCCGATGGCCCTGCGGTACCTGTTCATGGGGCAGGGTGAGGTGGCGCCGTTCTGGGTCAGGGTGATCATGGACGGCACCGGCATCAGCCGTGCCCACCTGCTGATCGCGGGCGTGGCCATCTACCGGTGGTCGAAGGGCCGCATCAGCTTCACCGAGCTGTACGCCATGCTCGGGGTCGTGCTACTGGCACACGGCCTGCACCCGCCCGAAGGGGATTCCGTGCTCGCGTTCGCGGTGGCGCTCGTGCTGGTCTGCGTCGCCGCGTACCAACCGGTGTGGGACGGCAGGTGGCTCGTCAGGTTCGCGCGGCCCATCCGGTGGCTGGCTGGCATCTCCTACGGCGTGTACCTCATGCACTACGTGGTCGGCACGATCGTGGCGCGCCACCTGGCCGACATCGGTGTTCCGTGGTGGGGCTGGATACCCGCGATGATCGCGTCGGCGATCGTCCTCGGCTGGGCGCTCACCCGGTGGGTCGAGCAGCCGGTGTTCAAGTTCCTCACCCGGCGCATAGATCCGCGGCGCGGCACCGACGAGCCGAGGGTCGTGAGCGCCTGACGGCTGGTTCGGTGAGTGCCTCGCGGGCCTGCGCCACCACCGTGGGACGCTGTGGGGACTGCCACGCCTGGTAGAGATGACGGCGTGAGCGGCGAGGAAACGACACCAACGACCCCACCACTGTGGGAGCTGCCACGCCGGCGTCGCACCGGCGGTGCGGGCGGGAAGGGTGCGGGCTCGCGCCGCAAGGGACAACGAGTACCCGCCGAGTCGGACCCGATAGCGCGGGTGGTCGTTGACGTGCCGCTGGCGCACCTGGATCGCACGTTCGACTACCAGGTGCCGAGCGAACTCGCCGACACCGCCGTGCCCGGCTGCCGGGTGCGGGTCAGGTTCGCGGGTCAGCTGGTGGACGGTTTCCTGCTGGAGCGGGCAGCCACCACCGAACACACCGGCAGGCTGGCCTTCCTCGAGCGCGTGGTGTCCAGCGAAGCGGTGCTGCCGCCACGGCTGGTTCGGCTGTGCCGGGCGGTGGCGCAGCGCTACGGCGGCACGCTCGCCGACGTGCTCCGGCTGGCCGTGCCACCCCGGCACGCCAGGACCGAGGCCGAACCCGCCGCCGAGCCGGTACCGCCGCCCGCCGAACCGCCCGCCGACGGGTGGCGCCGTTACCCGAGGGGAGGGGCCTTCCTGGACGCGTTGCGCGCCCGCCGGCCCGCGCACGCGGTGTGGCAGGCCCTGCCGGGGGAGGACTGGCCAGCGCGGCTCGCGGAGCTGGCCGCGACCGTCGCGGCGGACGGCAGGGGCGCGGTGCTCGTGGTGCCGGACCACCGCGACGCTGCCCGGCTGTACCAGGCGTGCGAGCGGCTCGCAGGGCCGGAGACGGTGGTGGCGCTGTCGGCGGAGGTGGGCCCCGCGCGGCGGTACCGCCGTTGGCTGGCGGTGTTGCGCGGCAGCGCGCGCATCGTGGTCGGCACACGCGCGGCCATGTTCGCCCCCGTCCGCGAACCGGGGCTGTACGTGGTGTGGGACGACGGAGACGACCTGCACGCCGAGCCCCGCATGCCGTACCCGCAGGTGCGCGACGTGCTGGTGCTGCGGGCGCACACCGACGGCGTGCCGTTGCTGGTG harbors:
- the coaBC gene encoding bifunctional phosphopantothenoylcysteine decarboxylase/phosphopantothenate--cysteine ligase CoaBC — translated: MASRPRVVLGVGGGIAAYKACEVLRGLTESGHDVRVVPTESALKFVGSATFEALSGHPVHTGVFTEVPQVQHVRVGKEADLVLVVPATADLLARAAHGMADDLLTTTLLTARCPVVFFPAMHTEMWEHPATRDNVALLRGRGAVVAEPDSGRLTGADTGKGRLADPAEIVDLVRLLLARPDALPRDLEGRRVVVSAGGTREPLDPVRYLGNRSSGKQGYALARVAAQRGATVTLVSANTSALPDPAGVEVVPVSTAEQLAAAVHDAAPEADAVVMAAAVADFRPATLAEHKIKKTDDMPAPTVPLTRNPDILAGLVASRPEGQIVVGFAAETGDDRGSVLDHARSKLKRKGCDLLVVNAVGEGKAFGTEDNTGWLLSPQGLRWRIPLGSKSQLAATVWDAVSELMRRPGERQ
- the metK gene encoding methionine adenosyltransferase encodes the protein MTVSNRRLFTSESVTEGHPDKMCDAISDSILDAMLAADPRSRVAVETLITTGQVHVAGEVTTEAYVEIPAIVRERILEIGYDSSAKGFDGASCGVNVAIGSQSPDIAQGVDTAYETRVGERGDSGDADDLDKQGAGDQGLMFGYACSDTPELMPLPIALAHRLSRRLTEVRKNGTVPYLRPDGKTQVTIEYAGEQPVRLDTVVISSQHAEGIDLDAMLGVDVADQVVAPVLAEFGMSGDGLRLLVNPTGRFVVGGPMGDAGLTGRKIIVDTYGGMARHGGGAFSGKDPSKVDRSAAYAMRWVAKNIVAAGLAGRIEVQVAYAIGKAAPVGLFVEAFGTETVDPVKIQAAIGEVFDLRPAAIIRDLDLLRPIYAQTAAYGHFGRGDLDLPWERANRTEELRRAVGA
- a CDS encoding acyltransferase family protein; this translates as MVQAKELTAPESGLAQPKPSGVRHISWDAVRVVSILAVLAFHATFLAPLTLPGLELPPAPLRMDFPFGASVLITVSGYFAAMTIGKQTSLRWWLRRLARLLPAFWVAVLVIFAITQLFAPEGLPRHTYSDLLGNLALVHVLIPEVSYIDLAHWTVPVQVAGFTAIALLAWGGRIRGRAATTVMWVVLLVPMALRYLFMGQGEVAPFWVRVIMDGTGISRAHLLIAGVAIYRWSKGRISFTELYAMLGVVLLAHGLHPPEGDSVLAFAVALVLVCVAAYQPVWDGRWLVRFARPIRWLAGISYGVYLMHYVVGTIVARHLADIGVPWWGWIPAMIASAIVLGWALTRWVEQPVFKFLTRRIDPRRGTDEPRVVSA